From one uncultured Paludibacter sp. genomic stretch:
- a CDS encoding conserved membrane hypothetical protein (Evidence 4 : Unknown function but conserved in other organisms), which yields MNEEIIKIITAVALGIGLSASTGFRVFIPMLVASLAAKFGIFHPTGSFEWLGSIPAIIVFGSATVVEIAAYYIPFVDNILDSITTPLSIGAGTLLMTSVLPVDNELLKWITGFIVGGGAAATIQGGSVLTRLTSSKFTAGTGNHVVATGENVAAFSASSLAFFIPIIIAILFIILFVVSFRKLFKWIKKKKEKKQSKSQL from the coding sequence ATGAATGAAGAAATTATAAAAATAATTACCGCTGTTGCATTGGGAATTGGTTTAAGCGCCAGTACCGGTTTTCGCGTATTTATCCCGATGTTGGTAGCAAGTTTGGCGGCTAAATTTGGTATTTTTCATCCTACCGGAAGTTTTGAATGGCTCGGAAGTATTCCAGCCATCATTGTTTTTGGTTCTGCTACGGTAGTAGAAATTGCAGCTTATTATATTCCTTTTGTTGATAATATTTTGGACAGTATTACCACACCGCTTTCCATTGGCGCAGGAACGTTATTAATGACTTCCGTACTACCTGTGGATAATGAATTGTTAAAATGGATAACAGGTTTTATAGTGGGAGGAGGCGCTGCCGCTACGATTCAAGGTGGAAGTGTTCTTACACGACTTACATCCAGTAAATTTACAGCCGGAACGGGAAATCACGTTGTAGCTACCGGAGAAAATGTGGCTGCATTCAGCGCTTCATCATTGGCATTTTTTATTCCAATAATTATTGCTATTCTATTCATTATCTTATTCGTTGTGAGCTTCCGAAAATTATTCAAATGGATAAAAAAGAAAAAAGAGAAAAAACAAAGCAAATCACAACTTTAA
- a CDS encoding exported hypothetical protein (Evidence 5 : Unknown function), with protein sequence MKKQFTFLFLFLLISFCGIGLFSQTTVYDLQEDFTSDVSNWGFTLNNGGSQTITYNSANKLLQIRWPNSSSEYLKTLSSTITPGTDNKITVEFIIKAYTCGNASNYGALYLLDASGNAITGFHLRRGKPDGVTNKWFVGRATSYPGTTYSYPTSVDPLNADQPTVKITFVLDFSAKILDFTAEQGTFDYTTRVFTASGATVSSTGQAFINTAAANINSISSWYYRAASVSGTNGLDMMYAGISALRSVSTADVTVKFKDQDNNYFKSDEVMTEQVVSSTYNATLDQKASITSGGYYYTLNPSSPTSVVVDASGSTLELLFQRSTSFSDETWNGTTDTNGDLWSEWYQNFVNGTTSVGHQKGANVYFDATATNKLVVVNDNVNMGAGSVTISAPDYNFTGTGVINGTGTMYINLGATDALGLGVSNNLSGATQIAGGTITLNKSDVLGSSVAINGNTTLATGANSVIIPSTTFNASATINTGTNNLQSIAGMTAGSAVKISILNGYDYPSTSTTGLDFAASGTLSSGSELEINGTGTDNRIGMTSASSTYLANTKVSLKGATMLYINANQGAATTISVGTLAGEAGTKIGWGKSTALDRTITWSVGALNEDSEFAGSITNTGGYNSGGSAFVGNSTNFEKVGTGTLTLSGTSTHNGTITVTAGTLNVTGVLGTNVPVTVTSGATLKGTGTINGAVTVNGTLEGSLSVGSISLSGTTNLQINGFNTGEFDLLTITGAVVNGGVLNINVANDPTGTGSIQLINAGSYSGTFTSVNITSPSNPSGAPRRAPSATSGVTYIYDASTGTLSYAPSTSTGVDGVHADLQIYPTLSMGNVYVNAENVNSVDVLSLSGQVMREVKSSGNQTTVNLNGLIKGTYLLKVNFNDNSYKIQRVVLFK encoded by the coding sequence ATGAAAAAACAATTTACTTTTTTATTTTTATTTCTACTCATTTCTTTTTGTGGAATAGGATTGTTTTCACAAACAACCGTTTACGATTTACAGGAAGATTTTACTTCCGATGTGTCTAATTGGGGTTTTACTCTTAACAATGGAGGTAGCCAAACTATTACGTATAATTCAGCAAATAAATTGTTGCAGATCAGGTGGCCAAACTCAAGTTCAGAGTATTTGAAAACATTATCCTCAACAATAACTCCCGGAACAGATAATAAAATAACTGTTGAATTTATTATTAAGGCTTACACCTGCGGTAATGCTTCAAATTATGGTGCTCTTTACTTATTAGATGCAAGCGGAAATGCTATTACGGGATTCCATCTAAGAAGAGGAAAACCTGACGGAGTAACTAATAAATGGTTTGTAGGTCGTGCCACTTCTTACCCTGGAACAACTTATTCATATCCGACTTCTGTCGATCCTTTAAATGCAGATCAACCCACTGTAAAAATCACTTTTGTACTTGATTTTAGTGCAAAAATTTTAGATTTCACTGCCGAACAAGGTACATTTGATTATACTACTCGAGTGTTTACTGCTTCAGGGGCTACTGTTTCTTCTACAGGACAAGCATTTATTAATACAGCTGCTGCAAATATTAACTCAATTAGTTCGTGGTATTATAGAGCGGCTTCTGTTTCCGGTACAAATGGATTAGATATGATGTATGCAGGAATTTCAGCATTGAGAAGTGTTTCAACAGCCGATGTTACAGTTAAATTTAAAGATCAAGATAATAATTATTTTAAATCTGATGAAGTGATGACAGAACAAGTTGTAAGTAGTACTTACAATGCTACTCTTGATCAAAAAGCATCAATTACTTCCGGTGGATATTATTATACCTTAAATCCTTCTTCTCCAACTTCTGTAGTAGTAGATGCGTCAGGTTCTACCTTGGAATTACTGTTTCAAAGATCCACATCATTTTCAGATGAAACGTGGAATGGAACAACGGATACAAATGGAGATTTATGGTCGGAATGGTATCAAAATTTTGTAAACGGAACAACTTCTGTAGGACATCAAAAGGGAGCAAATGTCTATTTTGATGCTACTGCGACAAATAAACTTGTTGTTGTTAATGATAATGTAAATATGGGAGCTGGTAGTGTTACAATTAGCGCACCTGACTATAATTTTACAGGAACGGGAGTAATTAATGGAACAGGTACAATGTATATTAATTTAGGTGCAACAGACGCACTCGGTTTAGGAGTATCTAACAATCTTTCAGGTGCAACTCAAATTGCAGGTGGAACAATTACGTTAAATAAATCTGATGTACTTGGGTCTTCAGTAGCAATAAATGGTAATACGACATTAGCCACAGGTGCAAATTCGGTGATTATACCATCAACAACTTTTAATGCGTCGGCTACTATTAATACAGGGACAAATAATTTACAGTCAATCGCCGGAATGACAGCAGGTAGCGCAGTAAAAATATCAATTTTAAATGGATATGATTATCCAAGTACTTCAACTACAGGATTGGATTTTGCAGCTTCGGGTACATTATCTTCAGGTTCAGAACTTGAGATAAATGGTACAGGAACAGATAATAGGATTGGAATGACATCTGCTTCATCAACTTATTTAGCAAATACAAAAGTTTCACTTAAAGGTGCAACAATGCTTTACATCAATGCTAATCAAGGAGCTGCAACTACTATTAGTGTGGGAACTTTAGCCGGCGAAGCTGGAACAAAAATAGGCTGGGGAAAATCTACGGCATTGGATCGAACTATTACTTGGAGTGTTGGAGCATTAAATGAGGACAGTGAGTTTGCAGGTTCAATTACAAATACGGGAGGTTATAATAGTGGTGGTAGTGCATTTGTAGGCAATTCAACGAATTTTGAAAAAGTAGGAACAGGAACGTTAACATTATCGGGAACTTCTACTCATAATGGTACGATTACAGTTACTGCCGGGACACTTAACGTTACAGGTGTCTTAGGAACAAACGTTCCAGTAACTGTAACTTCTGGCGCAACATTGAAAGGTACAGGAACAATTAATGGAGCGGTTACGGTAAACGGGACTTTAGAAGGAAGTTTGTCTGTTGGTTCAATATCATTATCAGGAACAACTAACCTCCAAATTAATGGATTTAATACAGGTGAATTTGATTTGCTTACTATTACCGGTGCTGTAGTTAACGGAGGAGTACTTAATATTAACGTGGCGAATGATCCAACCGGTACAGGATCAATTCAATTGATTAATGCGGGAAGTTATAGTGGTACATTTACTTCTGTTAACATCACATCTCCATCTAATCCTTCAGGAGCACCGAGACGTGCTCCATCTGCAACTTCCGGAGTAACTTATATTTATGATGCTTCAACCGGGACTTTAAGTTATGCTCCTTCTACATCTACAGGCGTTGATGGTGTTCATGCTGATCTGCAAATCTACCCAACACTTTCTATGGGAAATGTATACGTAAATGCAGAAAATGTAAATTCAGTTGATGTGTTAAGCTTGAGTGGTCAAGTGATGAGAGAAGTTAAATCGTCGGGAAATCAAACAACGGTTAACCTAAATGGTTTGATTAAAGGGACTTATTTATTGAAAGTTAATTTCAATGATAATTCGTATAAAATACAAAGAGTGGTATTGTTTAAATAA
- the lon gene encoding Lon protease: MKKQFDXFYTDEMMGASEVFPIITLEENPTEISINSGEEIPILPLRNMVIFPGVLVPVTVARPKSLKLVRQTKENEGIIGVCTQIDKNIEDPTIEQLYKIGVVAKIVRILEMPDNSTTVILEGKKRFHLDELVTEKPYMKAKIHPLEEKIPNKKDKLFVALVSSIKDIATKIIENSGIIPPEMAFAIRNIENPTFLINYISANFGMDVTDKQRLLELADVSERGYQLLQLLNKESQLMEIKMSIQNKVKEGIDQQQREYFLQQQMKTIQSELGENSPEQDVVEFRERAKNKKWSENVAKTFDXELRKLERTSQHSPEYSTQLNYVETMLELPWNEYTKDNFNLKNAKRVLDKDHFGMETVKDRILEHLAVLKLKGDMKSPIICLYGPPGVGKTSLGKSIATALNRKYIRMSXGGLHDEAEIRGHRRTYIGAMPGRIMQNIKKAESANPVFILDEIDKVNADYKGDPSSAXLEVLDPEQNFAFHDNYLDIDFDLSKVLFVATANNLNTIPRPLLDRMELIEVSGYTQEEKVEIAQRYLAPKELENHGLNSEQFILSKPMTNFLVDKYTRESGVRELDRKIAGLMRKVAKNVAIGENYNVELTSDDLKKYLGAPRYNRDKYEGNEYAGVVTGLAWTSVGGEILFIESSLSASKSPSITLTGNLGDVMKESAILAMQYIKAHAKELEIEQKLLDENSVHVHVPEGATPKDGPSAGITMVTSLVSSFTRRKVRKNVAMTGEITLRGKVLPVGGIKEKILAAKRAGITDIVICEENRKDIEEIKAVYLKGLKFHYVTDIMEVINFALLKEKVK, encoded by the coding sequence ATGAAAAAACAATTTGACAGNTTTTACACGGATGAAATGATGGGAGCTTCTGAAGTTTTCCCCATTATTACATTAGAAGAAAACCCGACTGAAATATCTATTAATTCCGGCGAAGAAATCCCCATTCTTCCTTTACGCAATATGGTAATTTTTCCGGGCGTACTCGTTCCCGTTACCGTAGCGCGTCCGAAATCACTCAAACTTGTGCGTCAAACGAAGGAAAATGAAGGAATCATTGGCGTTTGCACACAAATTGATAAAAATATTGAAGACCCAACCATAGAACAATTATACAAAATAGGGGTGGTTGCAAAAATTGTACGTATTCTTGAAATGCCCGACAATTCTACCACTGTTATTCTCGAAGGGAAAAAACGTTTTCATTTGGATGAATTGGTAACAGAAAAGCCATACATGAAAGCAAAAATTCATCCGTTGGAAGAAAAAATTCCCAACAAAAAAGATAAACTCTTTGTGGCGTTGGTTTCTTCCATAAAAGATATTGCTACCAAAATTATTGAAAACTCAGGAATTATCCCGCCTGAAATGGCTTTTGCCATCCGAAACATTGAAAATCCCACATTTTTAATCAATTATATCAGTGCAAACTTCGGAATGGATGTTACTGATAAACAACGTCTGCTTGAATTAGCAGATGTATCGGAACGCGGATATCAACTTTTGCAATTGCTGAACAAAGAATCGCAATTGATGGAAATAAAAATGTCTATCCAAAATAAAGTAAAAGAAGGAATAGACCAACAACAAAGAGAATATTTCCTTCAGCAGCAAATGAAAACCATTCAAAGCGAATTGGGTGAAAATTCGCCTGAACAAGATGTGGTAGAATTCAGAGAAAGAGCCAAAAATAAAAAATGGAGTGAAAACGTAGCGAAAACATTTGATAANGAACTTCGAAAACTGGAACGTACCAGTCAACATTCACCGGAATATTCCACGCAGCTCAATTATGTGGAAACTATGCTTGAATTGCCTTGGAACGAATACACCAAAGACAATTTCAATCTGAAAAATGCAAAACGGGTACTTGACAAAGACCATTTTGGAATGGAAACCGTAAAAGATCGTATTTTGGAACATTTAGCAGTATTGAAACTGAAAGGCGATATGAAATCGCCGATTATTTGTTTGTACGGACCTCCCGGAGTGGGAAAAACTTCGCTCGGAAAATCCATAGCAACTGCTTTGAACCGAAAATATATTCGTATGTCATTNGGAGGATTACATGATGAAGCTGAAATACGCGGACACCGCAGAACTTATATAGGTGCTATGCCCGGACGCATTATGCAAAACATAAAAAAAGCGGAATCAGCCAATCCTGTATTTATTTTAGATGAAATTGACAAAGTAAATGCCGATTATAAAGGCGATCCGTCTTCAGCGTTNCTCGAAGTGCTCGACCCGGAACAAAACTTTGCTTTCCATGATAATTATTTGGATATTGATTTCGATTTATCAAAAGTATTGTTTGTAGCCACAGCCAACAATTTAAACACTATTCCCCGACCGTTGCTTGACAGAATGGAATTGATTGAAGTAAGCGGATACACACAAGAAGAAAAAGTGGAAATCGCACAACGTTATCTGGCGCCCAAAGAATTAGAAAATCACGGATTGAACAGTGAACAATTTATTTTATCAAAGCCAATGACAAATTTTTTGGTTGATAAATATACCCGTGAGTCAGGCGTACGCGAATTAGACCGAAAAATTGCGGGTTTGATGCGTAAAGTGGCAAAAAATGTGGCTATTGGAGAAAACTACAACGTGGAACTGACTTCCGATGATTTGAAAAAATATTTGGGAGCGCCCCGTTACAACCGCGATAAATACGAAGGAAACGAATATGCCGGCGTTGTTACAGGTTTGGCTTGGACAAGCGTTGGAGGCGAAATTCTCTTTATCGAAAGCAGTTTAAGTGCGAGCAAATCACCTTCTATTACATTAACAGGAAATTTAGGAGATGTGATGAAGGAATCGGCAATACTTGCTATGCAATACATTAAAGCACATGCAAAAGAGTTGGAAATTGAACAAAAATTGTTAGATGAAAACAGTGTTCATGTACACGTTCCGGAAGGGGCAACTCCAAAAGACGGACCTTCTGCGGGAATAACAATGGTAACATCGTTGGTTTCGTCATTTACCCGCCGAAAAGTGCGGAAAAATGTTGCAATGACGGGTGAAATTACCTTGCGTGGCAAAGTGCTTCCGGTAGGCGGAATTAAGGAAAAAATTCTCGCCGCCAAACGTGCAGGAATTACCGACATTGTAATTTGTGAAGAAAATCGNAAGGACATTGAAGAAATAAAAGCCGTTTATTTGAAAGGACTGAAATTTCATTATGTAACGGATATTATGGAAGTGATTAATTTTGCGCTGTTAAAAGAAAAGGTAAAATAA
- a CDS encoding conserved exported hypothetical protein (Evidence 4 : Unknown function but conserved in other organisms), translating into MKKIFLFFFLTIITLFVNATDNVDTQWPPVTAETKPWTRWWWLGSAVDKDNLTYNICKLGKAGMGGVEITPIYGVKGFENKYINYLSPQWMNMLAHTEAEAENIGMKVDMNTGTGWPFGGPEVTIQEAASKAIFQTYYNVEGGTKIRLNVIVNDKKQQTVASFSRLMAYSQKGERLNLTHLVSDGVLEWESPKGEWKLIALFVGKTLQQVKRAAPGGEGYVMDHFNATAVKHYLQKFDSAFTKNNTPYPHSFFNDSYEVYNADWTPFLLEEFQKKKGYRLEDYFPELLDKGKTDISRRVVSDYRETLSEMLLDDFTVQWTDWAHNHGATTRNQAHGSPANLIDLYAAVDIPECEIFGISDFDIPGLRKDSMTRHNDGDPVTLKMASSSAHITGKKYASAETFTWLTEHFRTSLSQCKPEIDQMFASGVNHVYFHGTPYSPQEAAWPGWLFYASINMSPTNSIWRDAPAFFSYITRVQSFLQYGEPDNDLLVYFPVYDIWYEQQENYYFAFAIHGLREHLPHFYETVDKIRETGRDADYISDKYILSSTVENGLIKTEGGTTYKALVLPSTRFLPVETLAKLYQLAKNGGKIIFVEQYPESVPGLKDLTKREKLARKWVKKFPETDFTSSQIKKMGKGWIITGNDYEELLRLASIPAESFTKEFRGQYIRRKNETGYHYFFTNLSNKPIDAVVALAVKAKSALIFDPMTNQVGKARLLYGKNNETEIFLQLKPGQSVIVKTFTIKDVNSPEWNYYSEIPFVRIELKEGWKLNFIESEPAIKDTFNLAKLGSWTELNYPELKRNMGTGKYSIKFNFTKTSSEYRLSLGDVRESAKVYLNGQFVQTLFSVPFETNIGKYLKNGENLLEIEVTNLPANRISDYDKRGVEWRIFNEINFVDINYKKSLYNNWEIVPSGLLGPVEIKEITPIQVHLLD; encoded by the coding sequence ATGAAAAAAATATTTCTATTCTTCTTTTTAACAATAATCACTTTATTTGTCAATGCGACAGATAATGTTGATACTCAATGGCCTCCTGTTACTGCTGAAACCAAACCTTGGACACGTTGGTGGTGGTTGGGAAGCGCTGTGGATAAAGACAATCTAACTTATAATATTTGTAAATTGGGAAAAGCAGGGATGGGCGGTGTAGAAATAACTCCAATTTATGGAGTAAAAGGCTTTGAGAATAAATATATTAACTATTTGTCTCCTCAATGGATGAATATGCTAGCACATACTGAAGCCGAAGCTGAAAATATAGGAATGAAAGTAGATATGAACACCGGAACCGGTTGGCCCTTCGGTGGACCTGAAGTTACCATTCAGGAAGCAGCTTCCAAAGCTATTTTTCAAACCTATTATAATGTGGAAGGAGGAACGAAAATTCGATTGAATGTGATTGTGAACGATAAAAAGCAGCAAACTGTAGCTTCTTTTTCAAGATTAATGGCATATTCTCAAAAAGGAGAGAGATTGAATTTAACCCATTTGGTTTCGGATGGCGTTTTGGAGTGGGAATCGCCGAAAGGGGAGTGGAAATTAATTGCTTTATTTGTTGGAAAAACACTCCAACAAGTTAAACGTGCAGCTCCCGGTGGAGAAGGCTACGTGATGGATCATTTTAATGCCACCGCAGTAAAACATTACCTGCAAAAATTTGATTCAGCATTTACTAAGAATAATACACCTTATCCACATAGTTTTTTTAACGATTCTTACGAAGTTTATAATGCTGATTGGACTCCTTTTTTATTGGAAGAATTTCAAAAAAAGAAAGGATATAGATTGGAAGATTATTTCCCTGAATTGCTTGATAAGGGAAAAACAGATATTTCACGGCGTGTGGTTTCAGATTACAGAGAGACTTTAAGTGAAATGTTACTGGATGATTTTACTGTTCAATGGACAGATTGGGCGCACAATCATGGAGCAACTACTCGAAATCAGGCACATGGTTCACCTGCTAATTTGATTGATTTGTATGCAGCGGTAGATATTCCTGAATGCGAAATTTTTGGAATATCCGACTTTGATATTCCAGGGCTGCGCAAGGACAGTATGACCAGGCATAACGATGGAGACCCTGTTACACTTAAAATGGCAAGTTCGTCGGCACACATTACGGGTAAAAAATATGCTTCAGCTGAAACTTTCACATGGCTTACTGAACATTTCCGTACTTCACTGTCGCAATGTAAACCCGAAATTGACCAAATGTTTGCTTCCGGAGTGAATCATGTTTATTTTCACGGCACACCTTACTCTCCTCAGGAAGCGGCTTGGCCCGGATGGCTTTTTTATGCCTCCATTAATATGTCGCCCACCAATTCTATTTGGAGAGATGCGCCGGCTTTCTTCTCGTATATTACGCGCGTACAATCTTTTCTTCAATACGGTGAACCCGATAATGATTTACTGGTTTATTTTCCCGTGTATGATATTTGGTATGAGCAACAGGAAAATTATTATTTTGCTTTTGCTATTCACGGTTTGCGTGAACATCTTCCTCATTTTTATGAAACCGTAGACAAAATTCGTGAAACTGGTAGGGACGCAGACTACATTTCCGATAAATATATTCTTTCATCAACGGTGGAAAATGGATTAATCAAAACAGAAGGCGGAACAACATATAAAGCATTGGTTTTGCCGTCTACGCGTTTTTTGCCTGTTGAAACACTTGCAAAACTTTATCAGTTGGCTAAAAATGGAGGAAAAATCATTTTTGTAGAACAATATCCTGAGAGTGTTCCTGGACTTAAAGATTTAACAAAACGTGAAAAATTGGCTCGAAAATGGGTTAAAAAATTTCCTGAAACCGATTTTACGAGTTCCCAAATTAAAAAGATGGGAAAAGGTTGGATTATCACCGGTAATGATTATGAAGAATTGTTACGCTTAGCCAGTATTCCCGCCGAAAGTTTTACAAAAGAGTTTAGGGGACAATATATCCGCAGAAAAAATGAAACAGGTTATCATTATTTTTTCACTAATTTAAGTAATAAACCAATTGATGCTGTTGTCGCTTTAGCAGTAAAAGCGAAAAGTGCACTGATTTTTGATCCGATGACAAATCAAGTTGGAAAAGCTCGGTTGTTGTATGGCAAAAATAACGAAACCGAAATCTTTCTCCAATTAAAACCGGGACAATCGGTAATTGTGAAAACATTTACCATTAAAGATGTCAATTCTCCGGAATGGAATTATTATAGCGAGATTCCCTTTGTAAGAATTGAATTAAAGGAGGGTTGGAAACTGAATTTTATTGAAAGTGAACCGGCAATAAAAGATACGTTTAATCTTGCAAAATTAGGTTCGTGGACAGAATTGAATTATCCCGAATTAAAAAGAAATATGGGAACAGGCAAATATTCGATTAAATTTAATTTTACTAAAACAAGCAGCGAGTACCGCTTGTCGCTCGGAGATGTACGAGAAAGTGCAAAAGTGTATTTGAACGGTCAGTTTGTCCAGACACTTTTTTCAGTTCCTTTTGAAACAAACATTGGCAAATACCTTAAAAACGGCGAAAATTTATTGGAAATTGAAGTTACCAATCTTCCTGCCAATCGAATTTCCGATTATGACAAACGCGGTGTTGAATGGCGCATTTTCAACGAAATTAATTTTGTAGACATTAATTACAAAAAATCATTGTATAATAACTGGGAAATAGTTCCTTCAGGATTGCTGGGACCTGTTGAAATTAAAGAAATTACTCCCATTCAAGTGCATTTGTTGGATTAA
- a CDS encoding conserved hypothetical protein (Evidence 4 : Unknown function but conserved in other organisms) produces the protein MKKYIFPIILFFVFTGFSSSGKKIKIFIAGDSTAQTYQERKDGLIKGWGQMLSLFLDDKVEIVNHAIGGRSTKTFLNEGRWNKLLSEVSKGDYVFIQFGHNDASKRPERHASYADYYDNLVKMIQDVRAKKAHPILLTSMVMRTFVNGNLTDDRLKGYPVITRFVAKKYNVPLIDVNQKTKDFITVLGDEASIPYYRHVEPRVDPQKINGLKDDTHTMEKGATQVAYFIAEDIKELNLKGLSSHIDLRKGNYDIESILPIKNKYVYLFSYFKGNGDGLHLAYSYDGLKWTTLKNDSVFLKPEVGKDKLMRDPSIVIDDNGVYHLVWTSGWWDNGIGYASSKDLIHWSKQKYLPVMEKFAAVKNTWAPELFYDRNEKLFYIFWASTVAGAFPEIPTSESEKGLNHKLYHVTTKDFNVFTETKLFYNPDFSVIDGAILGKDGQYFLFMKNENSNPPEKNIRIVSNTKPNSFSLNVSKAITGNYWAEGPAPLIVGDYVYVYFDKYRDKKYGAVRSKNIKDWEDVSDSISLPNGARHGTAFAVRESMLKQLIK, from the coding sequence ATGAAGAAATACATTTTTCCGATAATTTTATTTTTTGTATTTACCGGATTTTCATCATCAGGTAAGAAAATCAAGATATTTATTGCAGGAGATTCCACAGCACAAACTTACCAAGAAAGGAAAGATGGATTAATTAAAGGATGGGGGCAAATGCTTTCACTTTTTCTGGACGATAAAGTGGAAATAGTGAATCACGCTATCGGTGGTAGAAGTACCAAAACTTTTCTTAACGAAGGCAGATGGAATAAATTATTGTCGGAGGTTAGCAAAGGAGATTATGTTTTTATACAATTCGGTCATAATGATGCTTCTAAGCGTCCCGAAAGACATGCTTCTTATGCCGATTATTATGATAATTTGGTAAAAATGATACAAGATGTAAGAGCTAAAAAAGCCCATCCAATTTTACTTACGTCTATGGTAATGCGTACGTTCGTCAACGGAAATCTTACGGACGATAGATTGAAAGGATATCCTGTCATTACACGTTTCGTTGCAAAAAAATACAATGTGCCCCTGATAGATGTTAATCAGAAAACCAAAGATTTTATCACTGTTTTAGGCGATGAAGCGTCAATTCCTTATTATCGACACGTAGAACCCAGAGTTGATCCTCAAAAAATAAATGGTTTGAAAGATGATACTCACACAATGGAAAAGGGGGCTACACAAGTAGCATACTTTATTGCAGAAGATATTAAAGAGTTAAATCTAAAAGGATTAAGTAGTCATATTGACTTAAGAAAGGGAAATTATGATATTGAATCCATTTTGCCCATAAAAAATAAATACGTTTACTTATTTTCCTACTTTAAAGGGAACGGTGACGGTTTGCATTTAGCGTATAGTTACGATGGTTTAAAGTGGACAACGCTAAAAAATGATTCTGTTTTTCTAAAACCTGAGGTTGGGAAAGACAAGCTAATGCGCGATCCAAGTATTGTGATAGACGATAACGGAGTTTACCACTTGGTCTGGACATCAGGATGGTGGGATAACGGAATTGGATATGCATCATCAAAAGATTTGATTCATTGGTCGAAACAAAAATACCTTCCTGTAATGGAAAAGTTTGCAGCAGTAAAAAACACATGGGCTCCGGAGTTATTTTATGACAGAAATGAGAAACTATTCTATATTTTTTGGGCGTCAACTGTTGCGGGTGCTTTTCCCGAGATTCCTACATCTGAAAGCGAAAAAGGATTAAATCACAAACTATATCATGTAACAACTAAAGATTTCAATGTCTTTACCGAAACAAAACTGTTTTATAATCCTGATTTTAGTGTCATTGACGGAGCGATATTAGGAAAAGACGGACAATATTTTCTTTTTATGAAAAATGAAAATTCAAATCCACCTGAAAAAAACATAAGAATAGTTTCTAATACCAAACCTAATAGTTTTTCTTTAAATGTATCAAAAGCTATAACAGGAAACTATTGGGCGGAAGGACCTGCTCCATTGATTGTCGGCGATTATGTATATGTCTATTTTGATAAATACAGAGACAAAAAGTATGGCGCTGTTCGTTCCAAAAACATAAAAGATTGGGAAGATGTATCGGACTCAATTTCGCTTCCTAATGGTGCCAGACATGGTACTGCATTTGCGGTTAGGGAAAGTATGCTGAAACAATTAATAAAATAA